The Dendrosporobacter quercicolus genome includes a window with the following:
- a CDS encoding ABC transporter permease, with protein sequence MKRWQSSRHIATLAWVAVMIVLWESGAWFLQNVLHDNMQVQKLPYFHQVMSTFFTHFGSLFADAMLTLSRAATGFVCGAAAGIAVAIVMRFSRFIGEMIFPYLIVLRMLPVLALAPIIYSIVKSQDAARIVLAAFITFFPVAVNMYSGLKSVDRDKLDLIYSYAASKRETYCKLMIPSSLPDLFAGLKIAAPSAITAAILVEMFGADAGIGIKILNSLYYGASSALMFWASVLTAALLGIFGYAVIYFLEKMLMPWQKADGKEEAH encoded by the coding sequence ATGAAAAGGTGGCAAAGCAGCAGACATATCGCAACCTTGGCCTGGGTGGCGGTCATGATTGTGTTGTGGGAAAGCGGCGCATGGTTTTTGCAGAATGTGCTGCATGACAACATGCAAGTTCAAAAGCTTCCTTATTTTCACCAGGTGATGAGCACCTTTTTTACTCATTTCGGGTCGTTGTTTGCCGATGCCATGCTTACTTTGTCCCGGGCGGCAACTGGTTTTGTGTGCGGCGCAGCAGCCGGTATCGCTGTAGCGATCGTCATGAGGTTTAGCCGGTTTATCGGGGAAATGATTTTTCCTTATCTCATTGTTTTGCGGATGCTGCCCGTATTAGCGCTAGCACCGATTATTTACTCCATTGTCAAAAGTCAGGATGCGGCCCGGATCGTTCTAGCGGCATTCATTACGTTTTTTCCGGTTGCGGTGAATATGTACAGCGGACTAAAGAGTGTGGACAGGGACAAGCTTGATCTCATTTACTCCTATGCTGCCAGCAAAAGGGAAACCTACTGTAAACTGATGATCCCTTCTTCCCTCCCCGATCTCTTTGCCGGACTGAAAATTGCCGCCCCTTCCGCGATCACGGCGGCAATCCTGGTCGAAATGTTTGGCGCGGATGCCGGGATTGGCATCAAGATTTTAAACTCACTTTATTATGGCGCCAGCAGCGCGCTCATGTTTTGGGCTTCAGTCCTAACCGCAGCATTGCTGGGGATATTCGGATACGCAGTTATTTATTTCTTGGAAAAAATGCTGATGCCCTGGCAAAAGGCTGACGGAAAAGAGGAGGCGCACTGA
- a CDS encoding ABC transporter permease, which produces MLKRNNLANQLIALLFGLAVILFWQAGGFHVLLRLRPYQLPLPNEIFEAFIDNFDVMMVHTQYTMTEAVAGIFLGSGMGFLFAVFTAVVPRWGGGGLKLVTAINAIPMIAMAPIMNNWFGMDMGSKIAVVTMFTMAPMTINAYYGLTHLRPFALDLMISYAAEPSAVFWQLRLPNCLPHVFTAMKINTTVGLMAAIVSEFFVSHHGIGFELSTVLKLSQMSLGWAYIVDAAVCGILLYSIVSVVERYAIKWHASQR; this is translated from the coding sequence ATGCTGAAAAGAAATAACCTTGCCAATCAACTCATCGCTCTTCTATTCGGCCTAGCGGTTATTCTGTTCTGGCAAGCAGGCGGTTTCCATGTCCTCTTAAGATTGCGGCCGTACCAGCTTCCATTGCCCAACGAAATTTTCGAGGCGTTTATCGATAACTTTGATGTTATGATGGTGCATACCCAATATACCATGACAGAGGCTGTGGCTGGTATTTTTCTTGGCTCCGGCATGGGGTTTCTCTTTGCTGTATTCACTGCTGTTGTTCCACGCTGGGGCGGGGGCGGGCTAAAGCTGGTGACGGCCATTAACGCCATACCGATGATTGCCATGGCGCCGATCATGAATAATTGGTTTGGCATGGATATGGGATCTAAGATTGCCGTGGTGACCATGTTTACAATGGCGCCAATGACGATTAACGCTTACTATGGCCTTACTCATCTTCGGCCCTTTGCGCTCGATTTGATGATTTCGTATGCCGCTGAGCCCAGCGCGGTCTTTTGGCAGCTGAGGCTGCCGAATTGCCTGCCTCATGTGTTTACGGCCATGAAAATCAATACCACGGTGGGGCTGATGGCTGCGATCGTCAGTGAGTTCTTTGTATCGCATCACGGTATCGGTTTTGAACTTTCCACGGTCTTAAAGCTATCTCAGATGAGTCTGGGCTGGGCTTATATTGTTGACGCTGCTGTCTGCGGCATTCTGTTATACAGTATCGTATCTGTGGTTGAGCGTTATGCTATCAAATGGCACGCTTCTCAAAGATAA
- a CDS encoding ABC transporter substrate-binding protein: protein MKKAHKSIGLLLTMFLLIASLAGCGGTKGTGDSAKGPAKVRVQLKWLPSAQFMGFYYAKEKGYYAAEGLDVELINGGPDLVSTNQVSVGAAEFGIANLYSVLPFIEKGHPVVEIGQIFQKSSFLLVSKKEKGINSPQDLAGKKVGAWLGSAEFPVYALLDKYGIDKDKDLTIVKQDNTMDALLNGSLDAASAHTYNEYLVLLKAGLRPEDINVIDLEQEGSGMLEDCLIVNSEWLAENKDIAVKFMRATMKGWAEACKDPEAATEIVWKYLDAASNNKEHQLNFAKEIAKLVAPSGANAAQMLYLDEAQIKATQDLALKYKVIKKVPDKVYDKQLWEEAAKSLQ, encoded by the coding sequence ATGAAAAAAGCACACAAGAGTATCGGTCTTTTACTGACTATGTTCCTATTAATCGCTTCCCTGGCAGGCTGCGGCGGTACGAAAGGAACGGGAGACAGCGCCAAGGGGCCGGCAAAAGTCCGTGTTCAGCTAAAATGGTTGCCTTCGGCGCAATTTATGGGGTTTTATTACGCTAAGGAAAAAGGTTATTACGCGGCGGAAGGTCTTGACGTTGAATTAATCAACGGGGGGCCGGATCTGGTTTCAACCAATCAGGTTTCCGTCGGCGCGGCCGAATTCGGTATCGCCAACCTTTACAGTGTTCTGCCTTTTATTGAGAAAGGACATCCTGTGGTGGAAATCGGTCAAATCTTTCAGAAAAGCTCTTTTTTGCTAGTATCCAAAAAAGAAAAAGGAATTAACAGTCCTCAAGATCTTGCCGGCAAGAAAGTAGGCGCTTGGCTGGGATCGGCGGAATTCCCGGTTTATGCCCTGCTGGATAAGTACGGCATCGATAAGGATAAGGATCTTACGATCGTCAAACAGGACAATACGATGGATGCTCTGCTTAACGGGTCTTTGGACGCGGCTTCGGCGCATACCTATAATGAATATCTGGTGCTGCTGAAAGCCGGTTTACGCCCGGAGGATATCAATGTCATTGATCTGGAACAAGAAGGAAGCGGCATGCTGGAGGACTGCTTAATCGTGAATAGTGAATGGCTGGCTGAAAATAAGGATATTGCCGTTAAATTTATGAGGGCTACCATGAAAGGCTGGGCAGAGGCTTGCAAGGACCCGGAGGCAGCGACCGAAATTGTCTGGAAATATCTTGATGCGGCCAGTAACAATAAGGAACACCAGTTGAATTTTGCCAAAGAAATTGCTAAGCTTGTTGCCCCTTCCGGCGCCAACGCCGCCCAAATGCTTTATCTCGATGAAGCACAGATTAAAGCTACCCAGGATTTGGCCTTAAAGTACAAGGTGATTAAAAAAGTACCTGACAAAGTTTATGATAAGCAGTTGTGGGAGGAAGCGGCTAAATCTTTACAATAG
- a CDS encoding CD3072 family TudS-related putative desulfidase, which yields MSLHKEDARSKKIIFVANCLLNANNKVREFARYSGMFSEVIRILDHFGLGVMQLPCPETLYMGNQRWWNSRNLYDNTGYRRFCRQLASQTTDYLENYEKVDYDVVAILTCDGSPTCGSTMSSYCEDWGGRPKEVPRTLVDQPGIYMEELKKEIMERQLPVPFIYGLAMDDRNRTNDQILAAFSEFMENMLATPENKQETLAKTDVKSWRQH from the coding sequence ATGTCATTGCACAAAGAAGATGCCCGCAGCAAAAAAATCATATTTGTGGCCAATTGCCTGCTGAATGCCAATAATAAAGTGCGTGAATTTGCGCGCTATTCAGGGATGTTTTCGGAAGTAATCCGGATATTGGATCATTTTGGTCTAGGCGTTATGCAGCTGCCTTGCCCGGAAACCCTGTATATGGGAAACCAGCGCTGGTGGAACAGCCGCAATCTCTATGACAATACTGGCTACCGGCGGTTTTGCCGTCAATTGGCCAGTCAAACAACTGATTATCTGGAGAATTACGAGAAGGTCGATTATGATGTAGTGGCGATTTTGACTTGTGACGGTTCACCGACCTGCGGCAGCACCATGTCGAGTTATTGCGAGGACTGGGGAGGCCGCCCTAAGGAGGTGCCCCGGACGCTTGTCGATCAACCGGGCATCTATATGGAAGAGTTAAAAAAAGAAATCATGGAGCGTCAACTGCCAGTTCCTTTTATTTATGGGCTGGCTATGGATGATCGCAACCGGACCAATGACCAAATCCTCGCGGCATTCAGCGAGTTTATGGAAAATATGCTGGCAACCCCGGAAAACAAGCAGGAAACTCTAGCGAAAACGGATGTGAAGTCATGGCGGCAACATTAA
- the preA gene encoding NAD-dependent dihydropyrimidine dehydrogenase subunit PreA encodes MAATLKTNFVGIQMPNPFMLASAPPTTSAENIARSFERGWGGAVIKTVQYSPRWIKPNVSPRIHAVKDRNQIIGFTNFEIGSQKTLEEWAKGIAWLKQRFPEHGVLASLMHTDVLKEEEWRETTRILDDAGADGFELNLSCSHGQAESGCGAMLGVDEEKIKMVVSWVREETTKPVMPKLTALTMNVQGKGLAAKAGGASAITAINTMNSLPGIDLDRFVPYNMVDGMSAPQGLSGKAIKPIALGCVMRLALATGLPISATGGVYTWRDAAEFISLGAQTIQVCSAVMENGYGIIDQLTGGLLDYMERMHFASIDSFRGKALAHITRQIDLSREHKVVASVDASRCIGCEKCIHSCRDSGYEALRLEGKTAVCDRTQCDGCGLCAQVCPRECISFIKK; translated from the coding sequence ATGGCGGCAACATTAAAGACCAATTTTGTTGGCATACAGATGCCTAATCCCTTTATGCTTGCGTCCGCGCCTCCCACCACTTCAGCGGAGAATATCGCCAGGAGTTTTGAACGTGGCTGGGGCGGTGCGGTGATTAAAACTGTACAATATTCTCCCCGGTGGATTAAACCGAATGTTAGTCCCCGTATCCATGCAGTGAAAGATAGAAACCAGATTATCGGTTTTACCAATTTTGAAATTGGCAGTCAGAAAACGTTGGAAGAATGGGCAAAAGGGATTGCTTGGCTCAAGCAGCGTTTCCCGGAGCACGGCGTTCTGGCAAGCCTGATGCACACCGATGTCCTTAAAGAAGAAGAATGGCGTGAGACGACCCGGATTCTTGATGATGCCGGCGCTGACGGATTTGAACTGAATCTTTCCTGCTCGCACGGCCAGGCGGAAAGCGGCTGTGGCGCAATGCTGGGAGTAGACGAAGAAAAAATTAAAATGGTCGTTTCCTGGGTCCGGGAAGAAACAACAAAGCCGGTGATGCCGAAACTTACCGCCCTGACGATGAATGTACAGGGCAAAGGGCTTGCCGCCAAAGCCGGCGGCGCCAGCGCGATTACTGCCATCAATACCATGAATTCTCTGCCCGGAATCGATCTTGATCGTTTTGTTCCTTATAATATGGTTGACGGCATGAGTGCGCCGCAGGGTCTAAGCGGCAAGGCGATCAAACCCATTGCTTTAGGCTGTGTGATGCGGCTGGCTTTAGCGACGGGGCTGCCGATTTCGGCCACCGGCGGGGTTTATACCTGGCGGGATGCCGCCGAATTTATCTCGTTGGGCGCTCAGACGATCCAGGTCTGTTCGGCGGTGATGGAAAACGGCTACGGCATTATTGACCAACTGACCGGCGGCTTATTGGATTATATGGAAAGAATGCATTTCGCCAGCATCGACAGTTTCCGCGGCAAAGCGCTTGCTCATATCACCAGGCAAATTGACCTCAGCCGAGAACACAAGGTTGTCGCGTCAGTGGATGCCTCCCGCTGCATCGGCTGTGAAAAATGTATTCATTCCTGCCGGGATAGTGGTTATGAAGCCCTGCGCTTGGAGGGGAAGACTGCGGTGTGTGACAGAACCCAGTGTGACGGCTGCGGGCTGTGCGCTCAGGTTTGTCCAAGGGAATGTATTTCGTTTATCAAAAAATAA
- a CDS encoding dihydroorotase, with the protein MFNDINILNGTLIFPENSRKGHIGVTQGKISQITADARKLTPAEKSIDAAGLLVFPGFIDSHVHIRGGVFSFREDFVSASSAAAAAGITTLMEMPGCAKPASTLQNFLLRVAEVERDAWVDVALYGGAGADNLDQIVPLAAAGAIGFKTFLMPPVRGREKEFYGLCAAGPGELESVMTQVAKTGLPLTIHCEDPVIVSASTERMMAQGKNRVRDFCASRPETAEIKAVERAIRAAGQTGCRTIVAHVSSVAALAMIVKAQLAGVDIHAETCAHYLTFDSDSMDRYGVFARMKPPFRSRVNVDRLVLGYAAGQIEITGSDHAPFTRQEKLQNGTSIWRAPDGLPGLEMTLPLLFRLVEEGRLTYERIAGNTAENTARLFGLAKSKGRLEPGRDADLVLVARLETPEYLKRATLRSKARDCAVIYDGLAVRHKVMYTFVRGRLAYETGNVLPQRGQGRFLQPDSRAAAGSGTAIRNDKEKGSV; encoded by the coding sequence ATGTTTAATGATATCAACATTTTAAATGGAACCTTGATATTTCCGGAAAACAGCCGGAAAGGCCATATTGGCGTCACTCAGGGAAAAATCAGCCAGATAACGGCGGACGCCCGAAAGCTCACACCGGCGGAAAAATCGATTGATGCAGCAGGTTTGCTTGTTTTTCCAGGCTTTATTGATTCGCATGTCCATATTCGCGGCGGGGTATTTTCCTTTCGGGAGGACTTTGTGTCGGCGTCCTCGGCGGCCGCGGCCGCCGGCATAACCACATTAATGGAAATGCCGGGCTGCGCCAAGCCGGCTTCCACCCTGCAAAACTTTTTGCTGCGCGTTGCGGAAGTTGAGCGGGACGCCTGGGTGGATGTTGCGCTTTACGGCGGTGCAGGCGCGGATAATCTGGACCAGATTGTCCCGCTTGCCGCGGCGGGCGCGATTGGGTTTAAAACCTTTTTAATGCCGCCTGTCCGGGGACGGGAAAAAGAGTTTTACGGGTTGTGTGCGGCCGGGCCGGGCGAGCTCGAAAGCGTGATGACGCAGGTCGCAAAAACCGGATTGCCTTTAACCATTCACTGTGAAGATCCTGTTATTGTAAGCGCCAGCACGGAGCGGATGATGGCGCAAGGGAAAAACCGGGTCCGGGATTTTTGCGCCTCGCGGCCGGAGACAGCCGAAATCAAGGCGGTTGAAAGGGCAATTCGCGCCGCCGGTCAAACGGGGTGCCGGACGATTGTCGCCCATGTCAGCTCAGTTGCGGCCCTGGCGATGATTGTGAAGGCGCAATTGGCCGGCGTCGACATCCACGCCGAAACTTGCGCGCACTATCTGACCTTTGATTCGGATTCCATGGACAGGTATGGCGTGTTTGCCCGGATGAAACCCCCGTTTCGTTCAAGGGTCAACGTTGACCGTCTTGTCTTAGGCTATGCTGCCGGCCAAATTGAAATAACCGGCAGTGATCATGCCCCGTTTACAAGACAGGAAAAACTGCAAAACGGAACTTCAATTTGGCGCGCTCCGGACGGACTGCCCGGTCTTGAAATGACCTTACCGCTCCTGTTCCGTCTGGTGGAGGAAGGCAGGCTGACGTATGAGCGGATTGCCGGCAATACGGCGGAAAACACAGCGCGGCTGTTCGGACTGGCTAAAAGCAAGGGCCGGCTTGAGCCCGGCCGGGATGCCGATCTTGTTTTGGTCGCCCGGCTGGAGACGCCCGAATACCTGAAGCGTGCAACACTTCGGAGTAAAGCGCGGGACTGTGCGGTTATTTACGACGGACTGGCAGTACGTCATAAGGTGATGTATACGTTTGTCCGGGGCCGGCTGGCCTATGAAACCGGCAATGTGCTGCCGCAGAGGGGACAAGGCCGCTTTTTACAGCCGGATTCAAGGGCTGCTGCAGGAAGCGGAACTGCAATAAGAAACGACAAGGAGAAAGGGAGCGTTTAG
- a CDS encoding Zn-dependent hydrolase, which yields MVQANRCRIQQRLERIAGFTVEKGRITRPTYSQAWVDAIHYLRCEMEMMGMEVRLDTFGNLVGRYNPGKSTDKAVGIGSHLDTVVNAGAYDGAAGIVAGLELVSMMHETGLQPKRPVEILATADEEGLICQKGYFGARFMTGDMSVDEALSYKNAQGKNLEILRKESGIFAGRPFGSDIGWAADYYSRFIEVHVEQGAVLEENQYDAGIVVGIAGIGRLFFDFRGEADHAGPTVMKGRKDALAAAADLITKVWETGQIYSGSAVATVGRLAHYPNIHNVIAGQAELIVDYRATEDELAQQIAGRIKEYAAALEEKYGVAVRLSHELYTPVLRFSEKLLDEYRSLKIPNTMELFSWAGHDAKAFAQVTDAAMIFMPSIGGKSHCPDEYTKVESFELVCNYLIRLFLSE from the coding sequence ATGGTTCAGGCGAATCGTTGCCGGATTCAGCAAAGGTTGGAAAGAATTGCCGGATTTACAGTTGAGAAAGGCCGGATTACCCGTCCTACTTACTCGCAGGCGTGGGTTGACGCTATCCACTACTTGCGGTGCGAGATGGAAATGATGGGCATGGAGGTTCGGCTGGATACCTTTGGCAATCTTGTCGGCCGGTATAATCCGGGTAAGAGCACGGACAAAGCGGTTGGCATTGGCTCGCACCTCGATACGGTGGTCAACGCCGGGGCCTATGACGGCGCCGCCGGAATTGTAGCGGGACTCGAACTGGTTTCCATGATGCATGAAACCGGCTTGCAGCCTAAGCGCCCGGTGGAAATTCTGGCAACTGCGGATGAAGAAGGCCTCATCTGCCAAAAAGGTTATTTCGGCGCCCGGTTTATGACTGGAGATATGAGTGTCGACGAGGCATTATCCTATAAAAACGCCCAGGGAAAAAATCTGGAAATCCTGAGAAAAGAAAGCGGGATTTTTGCCGGTCGTCCTTTCGGCTCCGACATTGGCTGGGCTGCCGATTATTACAGCCGGTTTATTGAAGTCCATGTTGAGCAGGGCGCCGTGCTCGAAGAAAACCAGTATGATGCGGGCATTGTTGTAGGCATTGCAGGAATCGGACGGCTGTTTTTTGATTTTCGGGGGGAGGCTGATCATGCCGGTCCCACGGTGATGAAAGGACGCAAGGATGCGTTAGCGGCAGCCGCCGACTTGATCACGAAAGTGTGGGAAACCGGTCAGATTTATAGCGGCAGCGCTGTTGCAACCGTTGGCCGCCTGGCCCATTACCCCAACATTCACAATGTGATCGCCGGACAAGCGGAACTTATTGTCGACTATCGGGCGACAGAGGATGAACTTGCGCAACAGATCGCCGGCCGGATTAAAGAGTATGCAGCGGCTTTAGAAGAAAAATATGGCGTGGCTGTTCGGCTTAGTCATGAGCTGTATACGCCGGTCTTGCGCTTTTCTGAAAAACTGCTTGATGAGTACCGTTCGTTAAAAATTCCCAATACGATGGAATTATTCAGTTGGGCCGGCCATGATGCCAAGGCCTTTGCCCAGGTTACCGATGCGGCAATGATTTTTATGCCCAGTATCGGCGGTAAAAGTCATTGTCCCGACGAATATACAAAAGTTGAGAGTTTCGAACTTGTTTGCAATTATCTTATCCGGCTTTTTCTGTCCGAATAG
- a CDS encoding tetratricopeptide repeat protein, which translates to MRFHVKPRLWFMYILIIIVAVVWSIFETKPDLSEVSRLSQNKQYGEALQAVNHILEEYPDDLDALNEQGYLLLRLGRNEEALLALTKVVEEDPAHAAALNHLAWAYHNLSLQRIANAYIDRALLIGQNTDIQYVNKANIELALNNYANALKYYDLALKLNAGSENAAFGKGLAYYRQANYQQAVVWLSKHLALVPDDQDGWNYLVSAYLKSNDYAGAIGEYQKRIEQEPGNVQLLVSLGGVYTTMREYGKAIELFDQAIGQNPEFAQAYYEKGLSMIMTGDYDAACDQLVLAVRYNKDYLYSFKDEPKLDKIKQLPKFKQLFM; encoded by the coding sequence ATGCGATTTCATGTTAAACCGCGATTATGGTTCATGTATATTTTGATTATTATTGTGGCGGTCGTTTGGTCCATCTTTGAGACTAAGCCGGATTTAAGTGAAGTCAGCCGGCTGTCGCAAAATAAGCAGTATGGAGAGGCGCTGCAAGCGGTCAATCATATTCTGGAGGAGTATCCTGACGACCTCGATGCATTAAATGAACAGGGTTATTTATTGTTGCGCCTGGGAAGAAATGAAGAAGCCCTGCTGGCCTTGACCAAAGTTGTCGAAGAAGATCCCGCGCATGCTGCCGCGCTTAATCATTTAGCCTGGGCCTATCATAATCTGAGCCTGCAGCGCATCGCCAATGCTTATATTGACAGGGCTTTGCTCATTGGTCAGAATACGGATATACAGTATGTGAATAAAGCGAATATTGAATTGGCGCTTAACAATTATGCCAATGCGCTGAAGTATTACGATTTGGCCCTAAAGCTCAATGCCGGCAGCGAAAACGCCGCATTCGGCAAAGGCCTGGCATATTACCGCCAAGCCAATTACCAGCAGGCGGTTGTCTGGCTGTCGAAGCACCTGGCGTTAGTTCCTGATGATCAGGATGGCTGGAATTATCTTGTTTCCGCTTATCTGAAGTCCAATGATTATGCCGGAGCGATTGGTGAATATCAGAAGCGGATTGAACAGGAGCCTGGCAATGTTCAGCTTTTGGTCTCCCTGGGCGGCGTGTATACAACTATGCGGGAATATGGCAAAGCCATCGAATTGTTCGATCAGGCGATTGGACAAAATCCGGAGTTTGCTCAGGCTTATTATGAAAAGGGCCTGTCAATGATTATGACGGGAGATTATGACGCCGCTTGCGATCAACTGGTTTTAGCGGTTCGATATAATAAAGATTAC